Proteins found in one Drosophila busckii strain San Diego stock center, stock number 13000-0081.31 chromosome 2R, ASM1175060v1, whole genome shotgun sequence genomic segment:
- the LOC108595198 gene encoding glucose 1,6-bisphosphate synthase, translating into MCQPKSQAVCELRNLPLSGDKELDEQIKKWIKWDRNPDTVKQIMQAVKNQEWDTLRCRLCNRITFGTAGLRAVMRAGFDSMNELIVVQTAQGLMTYLKDQYPEPATWADQGIVVGFDARYNSQRFAELTAIVFLNNGFRVFLFRRYVATPFVPYTVTRLNCLAGVMVTASHNPKQDNGYKVYWTNGAQIIPPQDEGIQEAIMEHLEPRGDSWDETALCANDLLEDPYNVVPSYYDALKKEISCPLMESNGKCPLSFTYTAMHGVGYPYIQMAFTKVNHKPVVPVTQQVVPDPEFSTTPTPNPEEGKESMDLSIKTATEQKCDIILANDPDADRLAVAEISENKKFKLFTGNELGALLGWWALENFNMRNSGEDISNCVMIASTVSSKILRAMAAIEGFTFHETLTGFKWMGNKAIEQKQAGRNVLFAFEEAIGYMMGTTVYDKDGISAAAHVATMACYLRSKKCMTLQEKLRDIYETYGFHDSICSYVICRSQSTIKKIFNRLRTFDDGQENTYPTSVLDGDYEIEHVRDLTTGYDSSTSDKKAVLPVSSSTQMITFTFKNGVVITLRTSGTEPKMKYYADISGRPEDKRWEVLSATLARVTAAAVDEFYQPEKNGLQRKCE; encoded by the exons ATGTGCCAGCCAAAGTCGCAAGCCGTATGTGAGCTCCGGAATTTGCCATTGTCCGGCGATAAAGAGCTGGATGAACAGATTAAAAAGTGGATCAAATGGGATCGCAATCCCGATACGGTCAAGCAAATTATGCAGGCAGTCAAGAACCAAGAGTGGGATAC tctGCGATGCCGTCTATGTAATCGCATTACCTTTGGCACGGCGGGTTTGCGCGCTGTCATGCGAGCGGGCTTCGATTCCATGAATGAGCTGATTGTGGTGCA AACTGCGCAGGGTCTGATGACTTATTTGAAGGATCAGTATCCGGAACCGGCCACTTGGGCTGATCAGGGCATTGTCGTTGGCTTCGATGCGCGTTACAATAGCCAAAGATTTGCCGAGCTCACTGCCATTGTCTTTCTCAATAACGGCTTTCGTGTCTTTCTGTTTAGGCGCTATGTGGCCACGCCCTTTGTGCCGTATACAGTGACACGCCTTAATTGTTTGGCAGGCGTTATGGTCACTGCCTCACACAATCCCAAGCAGGACAATGGCTAcaag GTCTATTGGACCAATGGAGCACAGATAATTCCACCACAAGATGAGGGCATACAGGAAGCTATAATGGAGCACTTGGAACCACGTGGCGACTCCTGGGACGAAACTGCGCTCTGTGCCAACGATTTGCTGGAGGATCCCTACAACGTCGTGCCCTCCTACTATGATGCCTTGAAGAAGGAAATCTCTTGTCCGCTAATGGAGAGCAATGGCAAATGTCCTTTGAGCTTTACCTATACGGCCATGCATGGCGTGGGCTATCCCTATATACAAATGGCCTTTACCAAAGTGAACCACAAACCGGTGGTGCCAGTAACACAGCAAGTGGTGCCTGATCCTGAGTTCAgcaccacgcccacgcccaatCCTGAAGAGGGCAAGGAGTCAATGGACTTGTCCATAAAAACAGCCACCGAACAGAAGTGTGACATCATACTGGCCAACGATCCGGATGCAGATCGTCTGGCCGTAGCCGAAATAAGTGAgaataaaaagtttaagctcTTTACGGGCAACGAGCTGGGCGCACTGCTCGGCTGGTGGGCACTGGAGAACTTCAACATGCGCAACTCTGGCGAGGACATAAGCAATTGCGTTATGATTGCCAGCACCGTTAGCTCCAAGATCTTGCGGGCTATGGCTGCCATTGAGGGCTTTACTTTCCACGAGACCTTGACGGGCTTCAAGTGGATGGGCAACAAGGCCATTGAGCAGAAGCAGGCGGGCCGGAACGTGCTCTTTGCTTTCGAGGAAGCCATTGGCTATATGATGGGCACTACCGTCTACGACAAGGATGGCATCAGCGCTGCTGCGCATGTGGCCACCATGGCGTGTTATCTGCGCAGCAAGAAGTGCATGACGCTGCAGGAGAAGCTGCGCGACATCTATGAGACGTACGGCTTCCATGACAGCATCTGCTCCTACGTCATTTGTCGCAGCCAATCGACGATTAAGAAGATCTTCAATCGTCTGCGCACCTTCGATGACGGCCAGGAGAACACTTATCCCACATCCGTGCTCGATGGCGACTACGAAATCGAGCATGTGCGAGATCTCACCACGGGCTACGACAGCAGCACGTCGGATAAGAAAGCCGTCCTGccggtcagcagcagcacccaaaTGATTACGTTTACCTTTAAGAATGGCGTGGTCATTACTCTGCGCACCAGCGGCACGGAGCCCAAGATGAAGTACTACGCCGATATCAGTGGCAGACCGGAGGACAAGCGTTGGGAGGTACTTTCCGCAACGCTCGCGCGTGTGACCGCCGCCGCTGTCGATGAGTTCTATCAGCCGGAGAAGAATGGCTTGCAGCGCAAGTgcgaataa